In one window of Chryseobacterium phocaeense DNA:
- a CDS encoding SAM hydrolase/SAM-dependent halogenase family protein, with product MSIITLTSDFGNLDYRVAAVKGKILTLNPEVNIIDITHDIQAFNLIQTSYIVRNAYKYFPKGTIHILSVDSFYNRSRKNILYKADGSYFLAADNGLLSLIFFDIKPEAIYEITLNSRFDDIVNFTSTDVFVPVAVHLANGGLPEVIGRKIHSAKQLLFPKPVFNESEKMIIGEVTYIDNFGNIISNISKDFFESSGKGNEGFTIKFRNLTLSKVFSSHTEVVSDWARETEFHGQSAAIFNDSQLLELTIYKGSKKNGAKSLFGLNVGENIYVEFM from the coding sequence ATGTCAATTATTACCCTTACTTCGGATTTCGGAAATTTAGATTACAGAGTCGCTGCTGTGAAAGGCAAAATTCTGACGCTAAACCCTGAGGTTAATATTATTGATATAACCCACGATATCCAGGCATTCAACCTTATACAGACCTCATATATTGTAAGAAATGCCTATAAATATTTTCCTAAAGGAACCATTCATATCCTTTCTGTGGACAGTTTTTACAACAGATCACGGAAAAATATCCTGTACAAAGCCGACGGCTCCTATTTTCTGGCCGCAGACAACGGACTTTTGAGCCTTATCTTCTTCGACATCAAACCGGAAGCCATCTATGAGATTACTCTAAACAGCCGTTTTGATGATATTGTGAACTTCACATCCACAGATGTTTTCGTACCTGTAGCTGTTCATTTAGCCAATGGCGGGCTTCCTGAAGTGATCGGACGGAAAATCCATTCGGCGAAGCAGCTTCTGTTCCCCAAACCGGTTTTCAACGAGTCTGAAAAGATGATCATCGGAGAAGTTACTTATATTGATAATTTCGGAAATATAATCTCAAATATCAGTAAAGACTTTTTCGAAAGCAGCGGCAAAGGGAATGAAGGTTTTACCATCAAATTCAGGAATTTAACGCTTTCAAAGGTGTTTTCAAGTCATACGGAAGTGGTTTCCGACTGGGCCAGGGAAACGGAATTCCATGGGCAGTCTGCAGCAATCTTCAATGACAGTCAGCTTTTGGAGCTTACCATCTATAAAGGAAGTAAAAAAAACGGGGCCAAAAGCCTCTTTGGACTCAATGTAGGCGAGAATATCTACGTTGAATTTATGTAA
- a CDS encoding dihydrolipoamide acetyltransferase family protein, which translates to MAEYKLLLPSMGEGVMEATIITWLFNEGDNVKEDDSVVEIATDKVDSDVPTPVSGKIVKILKQKDEVAKVGEAIAILEIEGEGSATASEEVQTEVPAAAPDAETLKTIEQPLQAASPAEFSGDLYLSPLVKSIAQQENISESELKSIKGSGLEGRITKEDILAYVSNRGNQPVQQAAPAQAAAPAVAKTPVSAPVSTVSTAAGDEIIPMDRMRKIIAENMVKAKQIAPHVTSFIETDVTNVVKWRNKHKDIFEKREGEKLTFMPIFVRAVVKAIQDFPMINVSVNGENIIKKKNINIGMATALPDGNLIVPVIKNADQLSLSGLAKAINDLAYRARNKKLRPEDTQGATYTISNVGSFGNLMGTPIIPQPQVAILAIGAIVKKPAVLETKDGDVIAIRQLMFMSHSYDHRVVDGSLGGMMLKHVHDYLQNWDLNTEI; encoded by the coding sequence ATGGCAGAATACAAATTATTGCTTCCTTCCATGGGAGAAGGTGTTATGGAAGCGACGATTATCACTTGGTTATTCAATGAAGGTGATAATGTAAAAGAGGATGATTCCGTAGTTGAAATTGCAACAGATAAAGTAGATTCAGACGTTCCGACACCGGTTTCGGGGAAAATTGTAAAAATTCTGAAACAGAAGGACGAAGTTGCAAAAGTGGGTGAAGCCATTGCCATTTTAGAAATTGAAGGAGAAGGCAGTGCTACCGCTTCAGAAGAAGTACAGACAGAAGTTCCTGCAGCCGCTCCGGACGCTGAAACTTTAAAAACCATTGAACAGCCTTTACAAGCTGCATCTCCGGCAGAATTTTCAGGAGATCTTTACCTTTCACCACTTGTAAAATCTATCGCACAACAGGAAAATATTTCCGAATCTGAGCTTAAATCCATCAAAGGAAGCGGCCTGGAAGGAAGAATTACCAAAGAAGATATACTGGCCTATGTTTCCAACAGAGGAAATCAACCTGTTCAGCAGGCTGCACCGGCACAGGCGGCAGCTCCTGCAGTTGCAAAAACGCCGGTTTCAGCACCGGTTTCTACAGTGTCTACAGCCGCGGGTGATGAAATCATCCCTATGGACAGAATGAGAAAGATCATCGCTGAAAACATGGTGAAAGCCAAACAAATTGCTCCGCACGTTACTTCTTTCATTGAAACAGACGTTACCAACGTTGTAAAATGGAGAAACAAGCATAAAGATATCTTTGAAAAGCGTGAAGGTGAAAAACTTACTTTCATGCCGATTTTCGTGAGAGCTGTAGTGAAAGCCATCCAGGATTTCCCGATGATCAATGTTTCTGTTAACGGTGAAAATATCATCAAAAAGAAAAACATCAATATTGGTATGGCAACGGCTTTACCGGACGGAAACCTTATCGTGCCTGTTATTAAAAATGCTGATCAGTTATCCCTTTCAGGATTGGCAAAAGCCATCAACGACCTGGCTTACAGAGCAAGAAACAAAAAATTAAGACCTGAAGATACGCAGGGTGCTACTTATACTATTTCAAACGTAGGAAGCTTCGGAAACCTGATGGGTACTCCTATTATTCCTCAGCCTCAGGTAGCTATTCTGGCAATTGGTGCCATCGTTAAAAAACCGGCGGTTCTTGAGACCAAAGACGGTGATGTGATTGCCATCCGCCAGCTGATGTTCATGTCTCACTCTTACGACCACAGAGTGGTAGACGGATCTTTGGGCGGAATGATGCTGAAACATGTTCATGACTACCTTCAGAACTGGGATCTGAATACAGAGATATAG
- a CDS encoding chloride channel protein codes for MLKFLYLIRKSVKKSFDNIRNEQLKNNLLQAIPFWIGSVITGFFAVMYAKIFAWGENLLNFMMNWHDWMIFIIAPIGFVLSWWLVKEFAPNAKGSGIPQVMAAVELANPKEHTKIRSLLSLKIIVFKIISSVVLVIGGGAVGREGPTIQIAGSVFRKVNEYLPHWWPKISKKNMIMTGAAAGLAAAFNTPLGGIVFAVEELSKTHINYFKTALFTAVIIAGLTAQTLAGSYLYLGYPKTNDVSLMVMFPIILVAGTAGILASQLSVTMLKMNDWKKRKLKTDKANILFLIACALFIASIAYFINREILGSGKEIMERVLFTKDKHEDWYVPILRMLGPALSFTSGGAGGIFAPALTAGASIGSVISGAIHLTPNETNVVILAGMVAFLTGITRAPFTSAIIVLEMTDRHSLIFHLMLAGMVSSIASILVSRHSLYDVIKVNFLTEIREKE; via the coding sequence ATGTTGAAATTCCTCTACCTTATCCGAAAGAGTGTTAAAAAATCCTTTGACAATATCCGTAACGAGCAGCTGAAGAACAATCTGCTGCAGGCCATTCCTTTCTGGATAGGTTCTGTAATTACCGGCTTTTTTGCCGTGATGTATGCCAAAATATTCGCGTGGGGAGAGAATCTCCTGAATTTCATGATGAACTGGCATGATTGGATGATCTTCATTATTGCACCTATCGGTTTCGTTCTGTCCTGGTGGCTGGTAAAAGAATTTGCACCCAACGCAAAAGGCAGCGGGATCCCTCAGGTAATGGCAGCCGTGGAGCTTGCCAACCCGAAAGAGCACACAAAAATCAGAAGCCTTTTAAGCCTTAAGATCATCGTTTTTAAAATTATTTCATCCGTTGTTCTCGTTATTGGCGGCGGAGCTGTAGGACGGGAAGGTCCCACCATTCAGATAGCCGGTTCCGTATTCAGAAAAGTGAATGAATACCTTCCCCACTGGTGGCCCAAAATATCCAAGAAAAACATGATTATGACCGGTGCGGCAGCGGGACTTGCAGCGGCTTTCAATACCCCTTTGGGAGGAATTGTATTTGCCGTGGAAGAACTTTCAAAAACGCATATTAATTATTTCAAAACGGCTTTATTTACGGCGGTGATTATTGCCGGCCTCACTGCTCAAACGTTAGCCGGTTCCTATTTATACCTCGGATATCCGAAAACGAATGACGTTTCATTAATGGTTATGTTTCCTATCATTCTTGTCGCAGGAACGGCGGGCATCCTGGCCAGCCAGCTTTCCGTAACCATGCTAAAAATGAACGACTGGAAAAAAAGAAAACTGAAAACAGATAAGGCCAATATCCTGTTTCTGATCGCTTGCGCCCTGTTTATCGCTTCTATAGCGTATTTCATTAACCGTGAAATCCTCGGTTCAGGAAAAGAAATTATGGAGCGGGTTCTTTTTACAAAGGATAAGCATGAGGACTGGTATGTCCCGATTTTAAGGATGCTCGGTCCTGCCCTGTCATTTACATCAGGCGGTGCCGGCGGAATTTTTGCTCCTGCCCTCACTGCAGGTGCCAGCATTGGTTCTGTGATCTCCGGAGCCATTCATCTGACGCCGAACGAAACCAATGTGGTTATCCTGGCCGGAATGGTAGCGTTCCTTACCGGAATTACCAGGGCACCGTTTACTTCCGCCATTATTGTGCTGGAAATGACGGACAGGCATTCGCTGATCTTTCACCTGATGCTTGCCGGAATGGTTTCTTCCATTGCTTCAATCCTGGTGAGCAGACATTCTCTGTACGATGTGATTAAGGTGAACTTTCTGACGGAAATCAGAGAGAAGGAGTAA
- the rpsF gene encoding 30S ribosomal protein S6, with translation MNNYETVFILTPVLSESQVEEAVNKYVDLIKEKNCEIVAKENWGLKKLAYPIQLKKNGFYTLIEFKGEGTVVADLELAFKRDERVIRYLTTKLDKHAVEYAVTRRTKLKAAKA, from the coding sequence ATGAACAATTACGAAACTGTTTTCATTTTAACTCCCGTTCTATCTGAGTCACAGGTAGAGGAAGCAGTGAACAAGTATGTAGATCTTATCAAAGAAAAGAACTGCGAAATCGTTGCTAAAGAAAATTGGGGATTAAAAAAATTAGCTTACCCTATCCAATTGAAAAAGAATGGGTTTTACACTTTAATTGAGTTTAAAGGTGAAGGTACTGTAGTTGCTGATTTAGAATTGGCATTCAAGCGTGACGAGAGAGTAATCCGTTACCTGACTACAAAGCTTGACAAGCATGCTGTTGAGTACGCTGTAACTAGAAGAACTAAACTAAAAGCGGCTAAAGCTTAA
- the rpsR gene encoding 30S ribosomal protein S18: MAIDEMAKQASAGGESEVKFLTPLDINTKSEKKYCRFKKYGIKHVDYKDADFLLQFVNEQGKILPRRYTGTSLKYQRKVSAAIKRARHLSLLPYVADLLK; the protein is encoded by the coding sequence ATGGCAATAGATGAAATGGCTAAACAAGCCTCAGCTGGAGGAGAATCAGAAGTAAAATTCCTTACTCCGCTTGATATCAATACAAAATCTGAAAAGAAATATTGTAGATTCAAAAAATACGGAATTAAGCACGTTGATTACAAAGACGCTGATTTCTTATTACAGTTTGTAAACGAGCAAGGTAAAATTTTACCAAGAAGATACACCGGTACTTCTTTAAAATACCAAAGAAAAGTTTCTGCTGCAATCAAAAGAGCAAGACACCTTTCTTTACTACCTTACGTAGCTGACTTATTGAAATAA
- the rplI gene encoding 50S ribosomal protein L9, translated as MDIILKKDVENLGLEFDTVSVKPGYARNFLIPQGFALLATPKNKAALEATLEARKEEEAKLIAAANGVVDQLKKTSITIPAKVGSGDKLFGSINNADLAEALGKAGVSVEKKYIKIPGNTIKRTGKFSALIRLHRNVEYNYEFDIVSDAPVVAAPAAKKEEVQSEEEA; from the coding sequence ATGGATATCATCCTTAAAAAAGACGTAGAAAACTTAGGACTTGAGTTCGATACAGTAAGCGTAAAGCCTGGTTATGCAAGAAACTTCCTGATTCCTCAGGGATTTGCACTTTTGGCTACTCCAAAAAACAAAGCGGCTCTTGAGGCTACTTTGGAAGCAAGAAAAGAAGAAGAAGCTAAATTAATCGCTGCTGCGAATGGTGTAGTTGATCAATTGAAGAAAACTTCTATTACTATTCCTGCAAAAGTAGGTTCTGGTGATAAATTATTCGGATCTATCAACAATGCTGATCTTGCTGAAGCTTTAGGAAAAGCTGGTGTTTCTGTAGAGAAAAAATACATCAAAATTCCTGGTAACACAATCAAGAGAACTGGTAAATTCTCAGCTCTTATCAGACTTCACAGAAATGTTGAGTACAACTATGAATTCGACATCGTATCTGACGCTCCTGTAGTAGCTGCTCCAGCTGCTAAAAAAGAGGAAGTACAATCTGAAGAAGAAGCTTAA
- a CDS encoding helix-turn-helix domain-containing protein — MMNDSHFKAVEEEDAEFYVYHVLTGNVTTDVHYHSSAQLVYAEGGIVHVFTDLRHWYLPARCFMWIPAGTPHYIFSTSPKVDLYNFYFKKEENENGFFDEINIYSVSHLLREMILYTKEWDGKITKNDTSKYYFLKALKGILPEKRDKKLAFPVQHPFPKDETLLKIAKYIHANLEKPLTIESTAKEFGMSTRTLSRKFKEILGMNYVRFLRALRITRSLELMLEGKYNMYEIAMMVGYNSLSSFSNIFKKVIGIPPTEYQQKLKGSH, encoded by the coding sequence ATGATGAATGACAGCCATTTTAAAGCAGTAGAAGAGGAAGACGCAGAGTTTTATGTCTATCATGTGCTTACGGGCAATGTAACAACGGATGTGCATTACCACAGTTCTGCGCAGCTGGTCTATGCAGAAGGAGGAATCGTTCATGTTTTTACAGACCTCAGACACTGGTATCTTCCGGCAAGATGCTTTATGTGGATTCCTGCCGGAACCCCTCATTATATTTTTTCAACCAGCCCGAAGGTGGATCTTTACAATTTTTACTTTAAAAAAGAAGAAAATGAAAATGGCTTTTTTGATGAAATTAATATTTATTCAGTCAGTCATCTGCTTAGAGAAATGATTTTATACACAAAAGAGTGGGATGGGAAAATCACAAAGAATGATACTTCAAAATATTATTTCCTTAAAGCCCTGAAAGGAATTCTTCCAGAAAAGAGAGATAAAAAACTGGCTTTTCCGGTACAGCATCCGTTCCCTAAAGATGAAACGCTGCTAAAGATTGCGAAATACATTCATGCCAACCTCGAAAAGCCGCTTACCATTGAATCTACGGCGAAAGAATTCGGAATGAGCACAAGAACCCTTTCCCGCAAATTTAAAGAGATTTTAGGAATGAATTACGTTCGTTTTCTGCGTGCGTTAAGAATTACACGTTCTCTGGAACTTATGTTGGAAGGAAAGTACAATATGTATGAAATTGCGATGATGGTAGGGTATAACAGCCTTTCTTCGTTCAGTAATATCTTCAAAAAAGTCATTGGAATACCGCCTACGGAGTATCAGCAGAAGCTGAAAGGGAGTCATTAG
- a CDS encoding TolC family protein → MNMIFNACRYQCIALCFLLTGSFLHSQMTDYSHLSLRQAIETGLQHNKKIQISHLKQEMAVTREKDLSMEKLPDVEFHTSYNQVTNLFQHQNGFFNKATKYDVINGMYDFTLSASIPVYMGGKIKNNEKKASIDTEISALKAHLDERQLKMEIITAFLQIHHLKEQQNLINDKMKEDSVNIRQVKALKANGLVTANEVLRTSLQLSNHTMSWTELNNDVQIAEHKLKTLLSLPERQEMHVDTEDLISENVTIPYIDELTETALDRDESAAMAHKNLSLKELDQKLIKANYLPKITAGGEYFTKYPNMLFFPPEPYAYRLGMIGVNLTYPIENLYKNKYKMQEARENIHLARLQIEENEESIRHTVYEAFKKFEETDQKIKIAEEAIIQAKENYRIVKTKYANKLSLITELIDADNAYLEAESNLISVKINRQLKYYQLQYTIGNL, encoded by the coding sequence ATGAATATGATATTTAACGCATGCAGATATCAGTGCATTGCGTTGTGCTTTCTGCTGACCGGCAGCTTTTTACACTCACAAATGACCGATTACAGCCATCTCAGCCTCCGGCAGGCAATAGAAACAGGCTTACAACACAACAAAAAAATTCAGATCAGCCATCTAAAACAGGAAATGGCAGTCACACGGGAAAAGGATCTGTCCATGGAAAAGCTTCCGGATGTTGAATTTCATACCAGCTATAACCAGGTGACCAATCTTTTCCAGCATCAGAACGGGTTTTTCAATAAGGCCACAAAATATGACGTGATCAACGGAATGTATGATTTTACCCTGTCTGCATCAATTCCGGTGTATATGGGTGGAAAAATTAAAAATAACGAAAAGAAAGCGTCCATAGACACTGAAATTTCAGCCTTAAAAGCCCATTTGGATGAAAGACAGCTTAAAATGGAGATCATCACAGCCTTTCTACAGATCCATCATCTGAAAGAGCAACAGAACCTTATCAACGATAAAATGAAGGAAGATTCTGTGAATATCAGACAGGTAAAAGCTTTAAAAGCTAACGGACTGGTAACGGCAAATGAAGTCCTTAGAACCTCTTTACAGCTTTCGAACCATACCATGAGCTGGACAGAACTGAATAATGATGTTCAAATAGCAGAGCATAAGCTTAAAACCCTTCTTTCCCTTCCGGAACGACAGGAAATGCATGTGGATACGGAAGATCTCATTTCTGAAAATGTAACGATTCCTTACATCGATGAATTGACTGAAACTGCTTTAGATAGAGATGAGTCCGCAGCAATGGCCCATAAAAACCTTTCCCTTAAAGAATTGGATCAGAAATTGATAAAGGCAAATTATTTACCGAAAATCACAGCCGGAGGCGAATATTTTACCAAATATCCGAATATGCTTTTTTTCCCTCCAGAACCTTATGCCTACCGCTTGGGAATGATTGGGGTAAATCTCACCTATCCCATCGAAAATCTGTATAAAAATAAATATAAAATGCAGGAAGCCCGGGAAAATATTCATCTGGCCCGGCTTCAGATTGAGGAAAATGAGGAGAGCATAAGACATACCGTTTATGAAGCTTTTAAAAAATTTGAAGAAACCGATCAGAAAATAAAAATTGCAGAAGAAGCCATCATCCAGGCTAAAGAAAACTACCGCATTGTAAAAACAAAATATGCGAATAAATTAAGCCTGATCACAGAACTCATTGATGCTGACAACGCTTATCTGGAAGCAGAATCCAATCTGATTTCCGTAAAAATCAACCGACAATTAAAATATTACCAGCTCCAGTACACTATTGGAAATCTATAA
- a CDS encoding HlyD family secretion protein, which yields MAKKQLTQKEKRINKTITLLAWILIISGITGMVSFYLFSRKNVTTNDAQIEQYITPVSSKVSGFIKTIRFEENQFVHKGDTLIVIDNREFVNQVKIAEAGLHANTQSITTIESGVNTKESDSKIIDARIASAQIDIWKTEQDFKRYKNLVAEDAATEQEFETVKASYEQSKANLLALEQQKNAIRAGASEQQSKVAPVKSQIRQSSASLSNARLFLSYTVITAPYDGWVGKKTIQEGQLIKEGQALVQIVSKEKWIIANYKETQLGQIDSQQEVTITADAYPDLEFKGKVFSVSPASGSQFSLVKPDNATGNFVKIEQRFPVKIILDNNKNNEKLLSGMNVLVSAKKI from the coding sequence ATGGCAAAGAAACAACTGACACAAAAGGAAAAAAGAATCAACAAAACCATCACCCTGCTGGCCTGGATCCTGATCATCAGCGGGATTACGGGAATGGTCAGCTTTTATCTTTTCTCAAGAAAAAATGTCACTACGAATGATGCACAGATCGAGCAGTATATCACCCCGGTTTCCAGTAAGGTTTCAGGATTTATCAAGACCATCCGGTTTGAAGAAAACCAGTTTGTGCATAAAGGGGATACTCTAATTGTGATCGATAACAGGGAGTTCGTCAATCAGGTGAAAATAGCTGAAGCCGGCCTTCATGCCAACACACAAAGCATTACCACCATTGAAAGTGGGGTCAATACTAAAGAAAGTGATTCAAAGATCATTGATGCCCGAATAGCTTCCGCCCAAATTGATATCTGGAAAACGGAACAGGATTTCAAGAGATACAAGAATCTAGTAGCAGAAGATGCCGCCACAGAACAGGAATTTGAAACCGTAAAAGCTTCCTACGAACAGTCCAAAGCCAATCTTTTAGCTCTGGAACAGCAGAAAAATGCCATAAGAGCGGGTGCCAGTGAGCAACAATCCAAAGTCGCTCCCGTAAAAAGCCAGATCCGGCAGAGTTCTGCAAGCCTCAGCAACGCCAGACTTTTCCTTTCCTATACCGTGATCACTGCTCCCTACGATGGCTGGGTTGGAAAAAAGACCATCCAGGAAGGACAGCTGATTAAAGAAGGTCAGGCGCTCGTACAAATTGTGAGTAAAGAAAAATGGATCATCGCGAATTACAAAGAAACCCAGCTCGGACAAATAGATTCACAGCAGGAGGTAACCATCACCGCAGATGCTTATCCCGATCTTGAATTTAAAGGAAAAGTGTTTTCCGTATCCCCCGCTTCAGGTTCCCAGTTTTCCCTGGTAAAACCCGACAATGCTACCGGAAACTTTGTCAAGATTGAACAGAGGTTCCCGGTGAAAATCATCCTCGATAATAATAAAAATAATGAAAAGCTTCTTTCCGGGATGAATGTTCTGGTGAGCGCGAAGAAAATTTAG
- a CDS encoding MFS transporter, translating into MQHNTVYRKWVPQWLKLPLLVLALFPHLMLLSLLHSNSAFTSSFMDVDPDDIQYLMILMYGTFVVTLLVLQRFMAYFSVKYYILLMASVSVIILYALSVTNNYQVILVIRFLEGIFGLLEGAIFLPLIIAELKTRHAKVIAYLFMYTIMLTGGTITTSLLKSSIEDYDFQHMILMIVYFHVFVLIIGIALFNTNRFFPKMPLYQLDITSWFLLWACLQSGGYAIIYGKRLMWLESDTIIMCVFIFLLSGGLFMLKQRNSKRPIFHFEVFGSKNVIAGMILFFIFYLIRSGLNNVYSIMAIVWKWPWDYIVNIQYWNVAGTIVGVMISGICLIRGVSSRIVFFSGFLLLAIDCAWFTYTFYPDTTLSTICPPLFLQGISQGLLFTPLVFFLISGMPEQYVANATALGTTTRFWTTAIGYALMQNLMLFLTLKHSDTLSSDLTDTNPVFYSQWSQLFGANISKLPVNESLSVTAGAFKAKIMAQSILLSNMEIFTGLFWLALITAFALLLYHPVKIAVRNIM; encoded by the coding sequence ATGCAACACAACACCGTATATCGCAAATGGGTCCCGCAGTGGCTGAAGCTTCCGCTTCTGGTGCTGGCTTTGTTTCCTCACCTGATGCTTTTGTCGCTATTACACTCCAATAGTGCTTTCACGTCTTCTTTTATGGATGTGGATCCGGATGACATCCAGTATTTAATGATTTTAATGTATGGGACGTTTGTGGTTACGCTTCTGGTTTTACAGAGATTTATGGCCTATTTCAGCGTGAAGTATTATATCCTGCTTATGGCGTCTGTTTCTGTCATTATTTTGTATGCCTTATCTGTCACTAATAACTACCAGGTCATTCTGGTCATCCGTTTTCTGGAAGGCATCTTCGGGCTGCTGGAAGGTGCCATCTTCCTGCCTCTGATTATTGCAGAATTAAAAACCAGGCATGCCAAAGTAATTGCCTATCTTTTTATGTATACCATTATGCTGACGGGCGGTACCATCACCACATCCCTGCTGAAATCGAGCATTGAGGATTATGATTTCCAGCATATGATCCTGATGATAGTATATTTTCATGTATTTGTGCTCATCATCGGGATTGCGTTATTTAATACCAACCGGTTTTTTCCTAAGATGCCCTTGTATCAGCTGGATATTACAAGCTGGTTCCTGCTTTGGGCATGTCTTCAGTCCGGAGGTTATGCTATTATTTACGGTAAAAGACTCATGTGGCTGGAGTCCGACACCATTATTATGTGCGTTTTTATTTTCCTGCTTTCAGGAGGGTTATTTATGCTGAAACAGAGGAATTCCAAAAGGCCCATTTTTCATTTTGAAGTTTTTGGTTCAAAAAATGTTATTGCAGGGATGATCCTGTTTTTTATTTTCTACCTGATCCGTTCAGGATTGAATAATGTCTACAGCATTATGGCAATCGTCTGGAAATGGCCGTGGGATTATATCGTCAACATCCAGTACTGGAATGTAGCCGGAACTATTGTGGGGGTAATGATATCCGGAATTTGCCTGATACGCGGCGTTTCCTCAAGGATCGTTTTCTTTTCAGGTTTCCTGCTTCTGGCAATAGACTGTGCCTGGTTTACCTATACTTTTTATCCCGACACTACGCTTTCCACCATTTGCCCACCTCTGTTTTTGCAGGGAATTTCCCAGGGATTGCTGTTTACACCACTTGTTTTCTTTTTAATTTCCGGAATGCCGGAGCAATATGTGGCCAATGCAACCGCACTGGGAACTACCACCCGTTTCTGGACCACTGCCATTGGTTATGCTTTAATGCAAAATTTAATGTTGTTTCTAACGTTAAAACATTCCGACACGTTAAGCTCCGACCTAACCGATACTAATCCCGTTTTCTACAGCCAGTGGAGTCAGCTTTTCGGAGCCAATATCTCGAAACTTCCCGTCAATGAGTCTTTATCGGTGACCGCAGGAGCATTTAAAGCCAAAATAATGGCTCAATCCATCCTGCTTTCCAATATGGAAATTTTCACCGGCCTGTTCTGGCTGGCTTTGATTACTGCGTTCGCTCTACTGCTATACCATCCTGTAAAAATCGCAGTGAGGAATATTATGTAA